The following coding sequences lie in one Musa acuminata AAA Group cultivar baxijiao chromosome BXJ3-1, Cavendish_Baxijiao_AAA, whole genome shotgun sequence genomic window:
- the LOC135628652 gene encoding cyclin-SDS-like, translating to MASMSTADSASISGRKRSFHAAIASNPTEFRSGFPRRDHVPLFPNIERVSSDALLDVAENEEEEGESTSSCFQSDVSHESKVIGSSVSGAPLSDLRRITQTYSRRIKEGRSGRDPKRSKVEVSKRDSAIGTEVSEILEAFPRGNSKKKAPASKVLEKEPEISDSSCLGSITDVNGGGTLKSATDEAAGRSQISRNSVAPIKKLRRDRDLDSDLACSERIPNEGEEEEEESSEYSTCNEMTLSEIEEELFGLCSSEAFISDNNSSSSSELVVSSSSSDGFSEKTLDRAAPSATFSLFLQLARQFLPSSFSMDPGTQFEAFEEFTLMRFEDEEDEESYRRLRSRERRDAAVHNYAEEYSNTTNDGGLILEQRIVMINWMVEHSSAMELQSETLFLGVSLMDRFLSRGYFKSEKNLQLLGIACVTLATRIEENQPYNSIRQISFKVGNNYYSRSEVVAMEWVVQDVLRYKCLLPTTHHFLWFYLKAARADANVQNLSKYLAVLSLLDHERLSYWPSSIAAGLVILACLATNHDDSCQMVMETHVRTKNDDLPECMQSLQWLVKYAC from the exons ATGGCCTCCATGTCGACCGCCGACTCCGCTTCGATATCCGGACGAAAGCGGTCGTTCCACGCGGCGATCGCCTCCAACCCGACGGAATTCCGATCCGGGTTCCCTCGCCGCGACCATGTTCCCCTCTTCCCGAACATTGAACGCGTCTCTAGTGATGCATTGCTCGATGTGGCGgagaatgaggaggaggagggagagtccACTTCTAGCTGCTTCCAGAGCGACGTCTCCCACGAATCCAAGGTGATTGGGAGCTCTGTGAGCGGGGCTCCCCTGAGTGATCTCCGTCGTATTACCCAAACCTACTCTCGGAGGATCAAGGAAGGCAGGAGTGGAAGAGATCCGAAGCGATCGAAAGTGGAGGTTAGCAAGAGAGACTCCGCTATTGGAACCGAGGTCTCTGAGATCCTCGAGGCGTTTCCTCGTGGGAATTCTAAGAAGAAAGCCCCGGCGAGTAAGGTATTGGAGAAAGAACCGGAGATTTCGGACTCCTCCTGCCTCGGTTCCATCACCGACGTGAATGGCGGCGGAACGCTCAAATCGGCGACGGACGAAGCAGCCGGGAGGTCCCAGATCTCTCGGAACTCGGTGGCGCCAATTAAGAAGCTGCGACGCGATCGGGACCTCGACTCCGATCTCGCCTGCTCCGAGCGGATACCAAacgagggcgaggaggaggaggaggagagttcAGAGTATTCGACGTGCAACGAGATGACCCTCTCCGAGATCGAGGAGGAGCTCTTTGGCCTTTGCAGCTCCGAGGCGTTCATCTCCGACaataactcctcctcctcctccgaactCGTcgtgtcctcttcttcctccgacgGCTTCTCCGAGAAGACTCTCGACCGCGCCGCCCCCTCCGccaccttctccctcttcctccagcTCGCGCGGCAGTTCTTGCCGTCGAGCTTCAGCATGGACCCCGGAACTCAATTCGAGGCTTTTGAGGAGTTCACG TTGATGAGGTTTGAggacgaggaggacgaggagagcTATCGGAGGCTTCGAAGCCGGGAGAGGAGAGACGCGGCGGTCCACAACTACGCGGAGGAGTACAGCAACACGACGAACGACGGCGGTCTGATCCTGGAGCAACGGATCGTGATGATTAACTGGATGGTGGAG CATTCGAGTGCGATGGAGCTGCAGAGTGAGACGCTGTTCTTGGGGGTGAGCTTGATGGACCGCTTTCTGAGCAGGGGATACTTCAAGAGCGAAAAAAACCTCCAGTTGCTAGGGATAGCTTGCGTCACTCTTGCCACCCGAATCGAAGAGAACCAACCTTACAACAG CATACGGCAGATATCGTTCAAGGTGGGGAACAACTATTACAGCAGAAGCGAAGTTGTAGCCATGGAATGGGTGGTGCAAGATGTTCTAAGATACAAATGTTTACTTCCAACAACTCACCATTTCCTCTG GTTTTATCTCAAGGCAGCAAGAGCAGATGCCAATGTACAGAATCTGTCGAAATACTTGGCCGTCTTATCCCTTCTGGACCATGAAAGGCTTTCCTACTGGCCATCTAGCATAGCAGCCGGCTTGGTCATCCTTGCTTGCCTGGCCACCAACCATGATGACTCGTGCCAAATGGTTATGGAG ACCCATGTTAGAACAAAGAACGATGATCTACCGGAATGCAtgcag AGCCTTCAGTGGTTGGTCAAGTACGCATGCTAA
- the LOC108952513 gene encoding translocase of chloroplast 34, chloroplastic-like — MNGLEFGSSPLAGVGKSSTVNSILGEKVATVSAFQSEGLRPAMCSRTRAGFTLNIIDTPGFAEDGYVNEQSLEILKRFLLNKTIDILLYVDWLDAYRVDSLDRLVIRAITDTFGKRI; from the exons ATGAATGGACTGGAATTCGGCAGTTCCCCTTTG GCTGGAGTTGGGAAGTCATCTACTGTGAACTCCATTTTAGGGGAGAAGGTGGCCACTGTTAGTGCTTTTCAG TCTGAGGGATTGAGGCCTGCGATGTGCTCTCGTACTCGGGCAGGTTTCACCCTGAATATCATAGACACTCCAGGGTTTGCGGAAGATGGATATGTAAATGAGCAGTCTCTTGAAATTTTAAAAAG GTTTCTTTTGAACAAGACTATAGATATTCTTCTATATGTGGACTGGTTGGATGCATATAGGGTGGATAGTTTGGATAGACTGGTCATCAGAGCCATAACTGACACATTTGGCAAAAGAATATGA
- the LOC135629082 gene encoding NADH dehydrogenase [ubiquinone] iron-sulfur protein 1, mitochondrial-like has translation MGFLLRSLRCSKPLFRSYLSHPSPAHFRWISSSSAVLRPESSAALAADPPPRTPVAGARVHIPNPDDAIEVFVDGYPVKIPKGMTVLQACEVAGVDIPRFCYHSRLSIAGNCRMCLVEVEKSPKPVASCAMPALPGMKIKTNTPVAKKAREGVMEFLLMNHPLDCPICDQGGECDLQDQSMAFGADRGRFTEMKRSVVDKNLGPLVKTVMTRCIQCTRCVRFASEVAGVQDLGMLGRGSGEEIGTYVEKLMTSELSGNVIDICPVGALTSKPFAFKARNWELKGTETIDVTDAIGSNIRIDSRGPEVMRIVPRLNEEINEEWISDKTRFCYDGLKRQRLNDPMIRGPDGRFKAVSWRDALAVVAEVAHQVKPEEIVGIAGQLSDAESMMALKDFLNKMGSDNVSCEGNGISPNADLRPNYLLNTNISGLEKADAFLLVGTQPRVEAPMINARIRKTVRATQAKVAYIGPPSDFNYDHQHLGTGPETLLDIAEGRHPFCSTLLSAKNPAIIVGAKIFERKDKDAIFSAVETIAKLHKVTRADWNGLNVLLLNAAQAAALDLGLVSSPTESIQSAKFLYLMGADDVNLEKLPDDAFVVYQGHHGDESVYRANVILPSSAFSEKEGTYENAEGCSQWTVPAVPTVGDARDDWKIIRALSEVAGVRLPYDNLEAVRARIRMVAPNLLHVDEREPSTVSIDMKPNFQHQMSLEPFEAAVENFYMTNSITRASKIMAQCSSMLLKK, from the exons ATGGGTTTCCTCCTCCGCTCCCTCCGTTGCTCCAAACCCTTGTTCCGATCCTATCTCTCCCACCCCTCCCCCGCCCACTTCCGATGGATCTCCTCCTCTTCGGCCGTCCTCAGGCCGGAATCCTCCGCGGCACTCGCCGCCGACCCGCCCCCGCGGACCCCAGTTGCCGGCGCTAGGGTCCACATCCCCAACCCTGACGACGCTATTGAGGTCTTCGTCGATGGATACCCCGTCAAGATCCCCAAGGGAATGACCGTCCTCCAGGCCTGCGAGGTCGCCGGCGTCGACATCCCCCGGTTCTGCTACCACAGCCGCCTCTCCATCGCGGGAAACTGCCGTATGTGCCTCGTCGAGGTCGAGAAGTCCCCCAAGCCCGTCGCCTCCTGCGCCATGCCCGCTCTCCCAG GGATGAAGATCAAGACGAACACGCCGGTTGCGAAAAAGGCCAGAGAAGGGGTGATGGAGTTCCTCCTGATGAACCATCCACTGGACTGCCCGATCTGCGATCAAGGAGGTGAATGTGATCTTCAGGACCAATCGATGGCCTTCGGTGCTGACCGTGGACGGTTCACGGAGATGAAGAGGTCGGTGGTCGATAAGAATCTGGGGCCACTTGTGAAGACGGTGATGACTCGTTGTATCCAGTGCACAAG ATGTGTCAGATTTGCATCAGAGGTTGCTGGTGTCCAGGACCTGGGAATGTTAGGTCGTGGTAGTGGGGAGGAAATAGGGACTTATGTCGAAAAACTTATGACAAGTGAACTCTCTGGCAATGTTATAGATATCTGCCCTGTTGGAGCTCTGACTTCTAAACCTTTTGCTTTTAAAGCTCGGAATTGGGAGTTAAAGGGAACAGAGACAATTGATGTAACTGATGCAATTGGGTCAAACATAAGAATTGACAGCAGAGGTCCAGAAGTCATGCGAATCGTTCCTCGTCTGAATGAG GAAATTAATGAGGAGTGGATATCAGATAAAACACGATTTTGTTATGATGGACTCAAAAGGCAGAGATTGAATGATCCCATGATTCGTGGACCTGATGGACGATTCAAGGCAGTGAGTTGGCGAGATGCACTTGCTGTGGTTGCTGAGGTTGCACATCAAGTTAAACCTGAGGAAATAGTTGGAATTGCTGGTCAGCTTTCTGATGCTGAATCTATGATGGCACTGAAAGATTTTTTGAACAAAATGGGATCAGATAATGTATCCTGTGAAGGGAATGGCATAAGTcctaatgcagatttacgtcctaATTATCTTCTGAACACGAATATTTCTGGTCTTGAGAAGGCTGATGCTTTCCTGTTGGTTGGCACCCAG CCAAGAGTAGAAGCCCCCATGATAAATGCAAGAATCCGAAAGACAGTGAGAGCTACTCAAGCGAAAGTGGCCTACATCGGTCCTCCATCGGACTTCAACTATGATCACCAGCATCTCGGCACAGGCCCCGAAACCCTTCTTGATATTGCTGAAGGCCGCCATCCTTTCTGCTCAACCCTGCTATCTGCAAAGAACCCTGCTATCATAGTTGGTGCTAAAATTTTCGAACGAAAAGACAAAGATGCCATCTTTTCTGCAGTTGAAACCATCGCAAAGCTTCATAAAGTTACTAGGGCTGATTGGAACGGCCTAAACGTCTTACTTCTTAATGCTGCTCAAGCTGCTGCCCTCGACCTTGGTCTTGTATCCAGCCCTACCGAGAGCATCCAATCTGCCAAGTTTCTATACCTGATGGGTGCCGATGATGTGAACTTAGAGAAGCTTCCAGATGATGCATTTGTGGTTTACCAGGGTCATCATGGAGATGAGAGCGTCTACAGAGCTAACGTTATTCTGCCTTCTTCTGCGTTCAGCGAGAAAGAAGGCACGTATGAGAATGCAGAAGGCTGCTCTCAATGGACTGTTCCAGCAGTTCCCACCGTTGGTGATGCAAGAGATGATTGGAAGATCATTCGGGCACTCTCCGAGGTCGCTGGGGTGCGCCTGCCCTATGATAACCTTGAAGCTGTCCGAGCACGGATTAGGATGGTGGCTCCCAATCTACTGCATGTGGACGAGAGAGAGCCATCTACTGTATCGATCGATATGAAACCAAACTTCCAACACCAGATGAGCCTCGAGCCATTCGAAGCTGCGGTCGAGAACTTCTACATGACGAATTCTATTACTCGGGCTTCAAAGATAATGGCTCAATGCAGTTCGATGCTGCTAAAGAAGTGA
- the LOC135629083 gene encoding two-component response regulator ORR21-like, which produces MSVGSSYASSKLESDRVPDKFPVGMKILLVDDDPICLAVVQRMLLNCQYDVTTCSEATRALSLLRENKGAFDLIISDVHMPDMDGFRLLELVGLEMDLPVIMMSGDTRFNVVMKGVSHGACDFLTKPVRMEELQNIWQHVVRRKWLDSKEIERSGSVEEADRGRQVTDDSEYASTVNDGIDCSWKYQRKKRDAKEEDDNELDNIDPSSSKKPRVVWSVELHQQFVNAVNQLGIDKAVPKRILELMNVPGLTRENVASHLQKFRLYLKRLSGVAQHHTGLNSPLYGASSNAKVGQLGRFDFQALAVSGQISPETLAALQDELLGHPPCNLAMPTIDQQVLQQASVQRNNSVTFERGIAFGQPLLKGQAVSSFPVWPANDLGALGSASNLGGLNTSQNSNMLMTMLQQPQPQTVPSESNHAINVQRSCLVAPAKSSNKFQVQGNPMHINQDSTIISSQSSANFQPGNAVVPVIQDSAVVTSHSSTSLKTGSNLFVTNHRSTILPSQSLTGISLGTDSGLLNQGSIIVPSQPLNSSQAGSNSILSSQNSMVVPSHLSGSLRTDKNIIPITHNSSLNNSSSLVNYNRLPTQSNVMPSSMKQVLDNLAAVDSFSVPVSMNSQVLSSTGSSTSWQLHSPDISISHPNGTHSLVPSSCNIEATDRLLVKLPDKGLGKNLGFVGKGTCIPSRFAVDDIESPTNDLTNSSAYTGDDGYLQNQDIFGISGTLQSGHCATTSFK; this is translated from the exons ATGAGCGTGGGAAGCAGCTACGCGAGTTCCAAGTTGGAGAGTGACAGAGTGCCGGATAAGTTCCCGGTGGGGATGAAGATTCTCTTGGTGGATGACGACCCGATCTGCTTGGCTGTGGTTCAGCGTATGCTTCTTAACTGCCAGTACGATG TTACAACTTGTTCTGAGGCTACAAGAGCTTTATCTCTGCTAAGGGAGAATAAGGGTGCTTTTGATCTTATAATCAGTGATGTTCATATGCCTGACATGGATGGGTTTAGGCTACTCGAATTAGTTGGTCTCGAAATGGATCTACCTGTTATCA TGATGTCTGGTGATACAAGATTCAATGTTGTGATGAAAGGAGTCAGTCATGGGGCTTGTGATTTTCTAACTAAGCCTGTCCGTATGGAAGAGCTACAGAACATATGGCAGCATGTTGTAAGAAGAAAATGGCTAGATAGTAAAGAAATAGAGCGTTCAGGTAGTGTTGAAGAAGCTGATCGCGGTAGACAAGTCACAGATGATTCTGAATATGCTTCCACAGTGAATGATGGAATAGATTGTTCATGGAAAtatcaaagaaagaaaagagatgcTAAAGAAGAAGATGACAATGAGTTAGATAACATAGACCCTTCTTCATCGAAAAAACCACGTGTGGTGTGGTCAGTTGAGCTCCATCAGCAGTTTGTCAATGCCGTGAACCAACTAGGAATAGACA AAGCTGTGCCCAAGAGAATCCTAGAATTGATGAATGTGCCTGGTCTGACTAGAGAAAACGTTGCTAGCCATTTGCAG AAGTTCAGGCTTTATCTGAAGAGATTGAGTGGGGTAGCTCAACACCACACTGGACTTAATAGTCCATTATATGGAGCTTCTTCAAATGCAAAAGTGGGTCAGCTGGGAAGATTTGATTTCCAAGCTTTGGCAGTCTCAGGTCAAATTTCGCCAGAAACCCTGGCTGCCTTGCAAGATGAGCTCTTAGGTCATCCTCCTTGTAACTTAGCGATGCCAACAATAGACCAgcaagtgctccaacaagcttcAGTGCAACGAAATAATAGTGTTACTTTTGAACGAGGAATAGCATTTGGTCAGCCTTTATTAAAGGGCCAGGCAGTATCCTCTTTTCCTGTTTGGCCCGCAAACGATCTTGGTGCTCTGGGCTCTGCCAGCAACCTTGGAGGGTTGAATACTTCTCAGAACAGTAACATGCTCATGACGATGTTGCAGCAGCCACAGCCGCAGACTGTGCCGTCAGAATCCAATCATGCTATTAATGTCCAAAGATCTTGTCTGGTTGCCCCAgcaaaatcatcaaacaaatttCAGGTTCAGGGCAATCCTATGCATATAAATCAGGACTCTACCATAATCTCCTCCCAATCTTCAGCTAATTTTCAACCAGGGAATGCTGTTGTTCCGGTGATTCAAGATTCTGCGGTAGTTACTTCTCACTCATCCACCAGTTTGAAGACGGGGAGTAACCTTTTTGTTACAAATCATAGATCCACAATACTCCCCTCTCAGTCATTGACTGGCATTTCACTGGGGACCGATTCTGGGCTTCTAAATCAAGGTTCTATAATAGTCCCTTCTCAACCATTAAACAGTTCTCAGGCTGGGAGCAACTCTATTCTTAGCAGTCAGAACTCCATGGTAGTTCCATCTCACTTATCGGGCTCATTGAGGacagataaaaatattattcctATCACCCATAACTCAAGTTTGAATAACAGTAGCTCACTTGTGAATTACAATCGCCTGCCCACCCAGTCAAATGTTATGCCATCCAGCATGAAGCAAGTATTAGATAATTTAGCTGCAGTAGATAGTTTCTCAGTTCCTGTATCAATGAATTCACAAGTGTTATCAAGTACAGGTAGCAGCACTAGTTGGCAGTTGCATAGCCCTGACATTAGCATTAGTCATCCAAATGGCACACACAGTCTTGTGCCTAGTTCTTGTAACATTGAAGCCACTGATAGACTGTTGGTAAAATTACCTGACAAGGGACTAGGGAAAAATCTCGGTTTTGTTGGTAAAGGTACCTGTATCCCAAGTCGTTTTGCTGTGGATGACATCGAATCTCCAACAAATGACTTGACTAATAGTAGTGCTTACACTGGTGATGATGGATATCTACAAAATCAAGATATTTTTGGAATTAGTGGGACACTTCAGAGTGGACATTGTGCTACCACAAGTTTCAAGTGA
- the LOC103994973 gene encoding pentatricopeptide repeat-containing protein At2g01740-like: protein MGYFTLNDMQFLGISPNLVTFTCLIDGYCKNDRLDMALDLYDRMTSLSVLPNVFTFNALVDALCKKGMLERAVEMFEKMHEIGVPANVVVYTSLIDGDVKKGLDLHNEMLIKGFELDLSTTSAGFASMGFCRRQKDGQCPEYSADEQAICTVGLAKWKSGIFVEAIHYLSVLATPVESILEGDDAGAEGAMGINKTEEVVEEVVDLGKLTMKGPGRGEGEGDRQWQR, encoded by the exons ATGGGGTATTTCACACTGAATGATATGCAGTTCTTAGGGATTTCTCCAAATTTGGTAACTTTCACGTGTTTGATCGATGGATACTGCAAGAACGATCGTTTGGATATGGCACTGGACTTGTATGATCGCATGACAAGTCTTTCTGTGCTGCCAAATGTATTTACTTTCAATGCACTTGTTGATGCTCTCTGTAAGAAGGGGATGCTGGAGAGAGCGGTAGAGATGTTTGAAAAGATGCACGAGATAGGGGTGCCAGCAAATGTGGTGGTCTATACTTCCTTGATAGATG GGGATGTGAAGAAGGGCTTGGACTTGCATAATGAAATGCTCATTAAAGGTTTTGAGCTTGATCTGTCCACGACTTCGGCGGGCTTTGCAAGCATGGGCTTTTGCAGGAGGCAAAA GGATGGACAATGCCCTGAATATAGTGCTGATGAACAAGCAATTTGCACTGTCGGCCTTGCTAAATGGAAGTCTGGAATTTTTGTTGAAGCAATCCACTATCTCTCAGTGTTGGCAACTCCTGTTGAG AGTATTCTTGAGGGTGATGACGCTGGAGCGGAAGGGGCCATGGGCATTAACAAGACAGAGGAGGTCGTCGAGGAGGTGGTTGACCTAGGCAAACTGACGATGAAGGGTCCTGGACGTGGGGAAGGTGAAGGAGATCGTCAATGGCAGCGATGA